In the Adlercreutzia equolifaciens DSM 19450 genome, one interval contains:
- a CDS encoding FAD-dependent oxidoreductase, translating into MAANQSRRTFVKTAGTTLMVAGLAGMGLVGCSSQGASSGTGSTGDASSDGFEWDEETDVLVVGSGLAGVAAAVTVAKEDPNATCLLIEKGQSPLGNGNSPFSTGIFMYTTEDREQDALEYLKELRENEETGTPDDVLEAFASEIVHNLDWIKELGATDADLTIIPGTADLVCFPEYPELEHSASCDYAAFGAEGSKWDHVTKFMNDVLNDLPAITLKTQCPLTALVQDPSTKTVLGGIYSDGSTEVRVKANKGVIMTCGGFESNPGMMANYFSEPTVKPVAAQENTGDGHRICTLLGAAEWHMNSGAGFWNTIRKLDDSGWGKYSGTGSINTALGITVASNGRRFYMDWDACGTIDWDQYYEGVPLNASVGSHHGHMQFGGDWHLLPMPKISWFVCDQAAIDNGVFALQGEDPVAEGFGYKADTLEELAAQADLPAEQLIETVDLWNSYCENGKDPAFFRPPNTLTPIKTAPFYIMMQQPQMLNTDGGPVRSAKAEIIDVEGNPIPHLYSAGEFGSVWSSLYQGGGNLGECLAFGRIAARSALAN; encoded by the coding sequence ATGGCGGCAAATCAAAGCAGAAGGACGTTCGTGAAGACAGCGGGGACAACGCTTATGGTTGCTGGGCTCGCGGGCATGGGACTTGTGGGCTGCAGCTCGCAAGGTGCCTCCAGTGGCACGGGCAGCACGGGCGACGCGTCCTCCGATGGGTTCGAATGGGATGAAGAGACCGACGTCCTTGTCGTTGGCTCGGGCTTGGCCGGCGTGGCGGCAGCCGTTACCGTGGCAAAGGAAGACCCGAATGCGACATGCCTTCTCATTGAGAAGGGCCAAAGCCCCCTCGGCAATGGAAACAGCCCGTTTTCCACCGGTATCTTCATGTACACGACGGAAGATCGCGAGCAGGATGCGCTCGAGTATCTCAAGGAGCTTCGGGAGAATGAGGAAACCGGGACGCCCGATGATGTGCTCGAGGCATTCGCGAGCGAGATAGTCCATAATCTGGATTGGATCAAAGAGCTGGGCGCCACCGACGCGGATCTTACCATCATCCCCGGCACGGCCGACCTCGTGTGTTTCCCGGAGTACCCCGAACTCGAGCATTCCGCGTCGTGCGATTATGCCGCTTTCGGAGCGGAGGGCAGCAAGTGGGACCATGTCACGAAGTTCATGAACGACGTTCTAAACGACTTGCCTGCCATTACCTTGAAAACCCAATGCCCCCTGACGGCCTTGGTGCAAGATCCTTCCACGAAAACGGTACTCGGCGGCATTTACTCTGACGGAAGCACCGAGGTTCGCGTCAAAGCGAACAAGGGCGTGATCATGACGTGCGGTGGCTTTGAGAGCAATCCCGGCATGATGGCTAATTACTTCTCCGAGCCGACGGTGAAGCCGGTCGCCGCGCAGGAGAACACAGGTGACGGCCATCGCATCTGCACGCTTCTGGGCGCTGCTGAGTGGCATATGAATTCTGGGGCCGGGTTCTGGAACACCATCCGCAAGCTCGATGACTCTGGGTGGGGCAAATACAGCGGAACCGGCAGCATCAATACGGCCCTCGGCATTACCGTAGCGAGTAACGGACGGCGCTTCTACATGGATTGGGATGCGTGTGGCACGATCGATTGGGACCAGTACTATGAGGGCGTGCCGCTGAATGCCTCCGTGGGGTCGCATCACGGCCACATGCAGTTCGGGGGTGATTGGCACCTGCTGCCTATGCCTAAGATCAGCTGGTTCGTGTGCGACCAAGCGGCGATTGACAACGGCGTCTTCGCCCTGCAGGGCGAAGACCCGGTGGCCGAGGGCTTCGGTTACAAGGCCGACACGCTCGAGGAGCTTGCTGCTCAGGCAGATCTTCCTGCCGAGCAGCTCATTGAAACTGTTGACCTTTGGAATTCCTATTGCGAGAACGGGAAGGATCCGGCCTTCTTCCGGCCGCCGAATACACTGACGCCCATTAAGACGGCGCCGTTCTACATCATGATGCAGCAGCCTCAGATGCTGAACACCGACGGCGGCCCCGTTCGCAGCGCGAAGGCCGAGATCATCGACGTCGAAGGCAATCCTATTCCGCACCTCTATTCGGCCGGCGAGTTCGGTTCGGTGTGGTCTAGTCTCTACCAAGGCGGAGGCAACTTGGGCGAGTGTCTTGCTTTC
- a CDS encoding response regulator transcription factor: MPSAQSEFSENTEVAKSTFSPQQKRQVVWCFFSLLFLMPYLQHNFFHTTLFGVFGTSSFAVFTLFSTVLALCLACCIAFQKQVGQWLAMRSSIVALSAVALGGTAAIFVAPTLFDADVALIWGLLGAVCYAVGLSGVAVRTFMVLGELSCQTDLKTVVTTILIAALVSLTAFAKLVPTQLYTFIAICGVGLSGAAQIGFGALEPPAKARDATKPALSDAYNRSWQFFYVIFFAIVLLHGLLYVADPTIESRGDAPLSLTITFVLLLALSLILAGASSKPNQYLQIICLFGNVLFVFLFLGLIAVSFLSVTHGDFSFAAIVVLALARVFDGLLLVALAVNSFSGNSGPVRSFSLYLLILYWLPTAFSYVLLPVLTTNFAFDTSAILGSASLAIAAVLVLAIVVIFSFFMVKAGPRESKEDGNTNAENRRTACAFLARQFGLTQREEEVLYYVSLGYSSKIAGEKLFVAPGTVQSHTKRIYTKLGVHSKQQLISLVDESESK, translated from the coding sequence ATGCCTTCAGCGCAGAGTGAATTTTCTGAAAACACCGAAGTTGCGAAAAGCACTTTCTCCCCCCAGCAGAAGCGACAGGTCGTTTGGTGCTTTTTCAGCCTCCTGTTCCTCATGCCCTACCTGCAGCACAACTTCTTCCACACTACGCTTTTCGGCGTATTCGGAACAAGCAGTTTCGCCGTCTTCACCCTTTTTTCGACCGTTCTCGCCCTGTGTCTCGCCTGCTGCATCGCCTTCCAGAAACAGGTAGGGCAGTGGCTTGCCATGCGCTCCAGCATCGTGGCGCTATCCGCCGTGGCGCTGGGAGGAACAGCTGCCATTTTCGTTGCCCCGACTTTATTCGACGCCGATGTCGCTCTGATTTGGGGGCTTCTCGGTGCCGTTTGCTATGCTGTGGGGCTCTCGGGGGTTGCCGTGCGCACGTTCATGGTGCTTGGGGAGCTCAGTTGCCAGACTGACCTGAAAACGGTCGTCACCACCATTCTAATTGCGGCGCTCGTCAGTCTAACCGCCTTCGCGAAGCTCGTTCCCACACAGCTCTACACTTTCATCGCCATCTGCGGCGTGGGGCTTTCCGGGGCGGCTCAAATCGGCTTCGGCGCCCTTGAGCCCCCCGCCAAGGCCCGCGATGCAACCAAGCCCGCCTTGTCCGATGCCTATAATCGCAGCTGGCAATTTTTCTACGTGATCTTCTTCGCCATCGTGCTCTTGCACGGACTGCTGTATGTCGCCGACCCCACCATTGAGAGCCGTGGTGATGCCCCGCTGTCCTTGACGATCACTTTTGTGCTCCTGCTCGCTCTCAGCTTGATCCTTGCGGGAGCGTCCTCAAAGCCGAACCAGTATCTCCAAATCATCTGTCTGTTCGGCAATGTGCTCTTCGTTTTCCTATTCCTCGGCTTGATAGCCGTCAGCTTCCTCTCGGTCACGCATGGCGATTTTTCCTTTGCCGCCATCGTGGTGCTGGCACTTGCCCGCGTGTTCGACGGCCTGCTTCTTGTCGCCCTGGCCGTGAACTCCTTCTCGGGGAACTCGGGCCCTGTGCGCAGCTTCTCCCTGTACCTTTTAATACTTTACTGGCTACCAACGGCGTTTTCCTATGTGCTGCTTCCTGTCTTGACCACCAACTTCGCGTTCGACACCTCTGCCATCCTCGGATCGGCCTCGCTTGCCATTGCCGCCGTGCTCGTGCTCGCCATCGTAGTCATCTTCTCCTTCTTCATGGTGAAGGCCGGCCCGCGTGAGTCGAAGGAAGACGGCAACACCAATGCGGAGAACCGCCGGACGGCCTGCGCATTCCTTGCAAGGCAGTTCGGCCTTACCCAGCGGGAAGAGGAAGTGCTCTATTACGTTTCCCTCGGCTATTCGAGCAAGATTGCCGGCGAGAAGCTTTTCGTTGCCCCCGGCACGGTGCAATCGCACACAAAGCGCATCTACACGAAACTGGGCGTTCATTCCAAGCAACAGCTCATTAGCCTTGTCGATGAGTCCGAGAGCAAATAG
- the purB gene encoding adenylosuccinate lyase: MIGRYTRPEMGRIWELENKFAIWKEIEVLACEAQAELGQAGITREEAQWIRDHADFTVEEIDEIEKVTNHDVIAFTTCMAGYIDADIPEGEDKPSRWVHYGMTSSDLGDTALSYQVTQACDIIIDDIKRLGETCKRRAFEFQNTLCVGRTHGIHAEPMTFGMKFGSWAWALKRALTRMEEARAVAATGAISGAVGTYSSIDPFVEQYVCEKLGLTPDPLSTQVLARDRHAQVMAALAVTASTLESIAMQVRLLQQSDVIEAEEPFTKGQKGSSAMPHKRNPITAERVCGLARVVKANAQVAFDDVALWFERDISHSGAERVVLADSFTALDYMFGKMQWMLDGLQTYPAKMEHNLWRTKGLIFSSKVLLALVDAGISREDAYVIVQRNAMKVWEDIQNAVDGPTYRERLEADDEAMALLSQEKLDEIFDPWDFLTRKDVVFDRLQELEF, from the coding sequence ATGATCGGTCGCTATACTCGTCCGGAAATGGGTCGCATCTGGGAGCTTGAGAACAAGTTCGCCATTTGGAAGGAGATCGAGGTGTTGGCCTGCGAGGCCCAGGCCGAGCTCGGCCAGGCGGGCATCACGCGCGAGGAGGCCCAGTGGATCCGCGATCACGCCGACTTCACCGTAGAGGAGATCGACGAGATCGAGAAAGTGACGAACCACGACGTCATCGCGTTCACCACATGCATGGCGGGCTACATCGACGCCGACATCCCCGAGGGCGAAGACAAGCCGAGCCGCTGGGTGCACTACGGCATGACCTCCTCCGACCTGGGCGACACGGCCCTGTCCTACCAGGTCACGCAGGCTTGCGACATCATCATCGACGACATCAAACGCCTTGGCGAAACCTGCAAGCGTCGCGCCTTCGAGTTCCAGAACACGTTGTGCGTCGGCCGCACCCACGGCATTCACGCCGAACCCATGACCTTCGGCATGAAGTTCGGCAGCTGGGCTTGGGCCCTGAAGCGCGCCCTCACCCGCATGGAGGAGGCCCGCGCTGTGGCCGCCACTGGCGCTATCTCCGGCGCGGTGGGCACTTACTCTTCCATCGACCCCTTCGTGGAGCAGTACGTTTGCGAGAAGCTGGGGCTCACCCCCGACCCGCTGTCCACCCAGGTGCTCGCCCGCGACCGTCACGCCCAGGTGATGGCGGCCCTCGCCGTGACGGCCTCCACCCTGGAATCCATCGCCATGCAGGTGCGCCTGCTTCAGCAGTCCGACGTCATCGAGGCGGAAGAGCCGTTCACCAAGGGCCAGAAGGGCTCTTCGGCCATGCCCCACAAGCGCAACCCCATCACGGCCGAGCGCGTGTGCGGCCTCGCCCGCGTGGTGAAGGCGAACGCCCAGGTGGCCTTCGACGACGTGGCCCTGTGGTTCGAGCGCGACATCTCGCATTCCGGCGCCGAGCGCGTGGTGCTGGCCGACAGCTTCACGGCGTTGGACTACATGTTCGGTAAGATGCAGTGGATGCTCGACGGCTTGCAGACCTATCCGGCCAAGATGGAGCACAACCTGTGGCGTACGAAAGGCCTCATCTTCTCCAGCAAGGTGCTGTTGGCGCTCGTGGACGCCGGCATCTCCCGCGAGGATGCCTACGTCATCGTGCAGCGTAACGCCATGAAGGTGTGGGAAGACATCCAGAACGCCGTTGACGGCCCCACTTACCGCGAACGTTTGGAAGCCGACGACGAGGCCATGGCGCTGCTTTCCCAGGAGAAGCTCGACGAGATCTTCGATCCCTGGGACTTCCTCACCCGCAAGGACGTCGTGTTCGATCGCCTGCAGGAGCTGGAGTTCTAG
- a CDS encoding 4-(cytidine 5'-diphospho)-2-C-methyl-D-erythritol kinase — MTENAQRNREAEVNLLAAAREAQWSAAAFMGPNTMKLVSPAKVNLLLAIGARREDGYHDADTIMHALALHDTLYLRAEGVSTDELAKRVAEGGARADVAVGGPADNLVMTIDLADRTGLDLAVPAADNLAFKAADRLSRAVDRDLPEAIQLRIEKHIPVQGGLGGGSSNAAAVLVGLAKAWDLAADDERVADVARSLGADVAFFLHGGCALLGGVGEVLQRRLETSRRAVVLVKPAEGVSTAEAYKRFDAAPRPVPEEELARDLAATRADDVALANNLAPAAEALLPELSVVRAWLAEQAGENNVLLSGSGSATFALVDTFAEASRIATAAAARGWWARPTSLSGLRAAVAPSR; from the coding sequence ATGACCGAGAATGCGCAGCGCAATCGCGAGGCGGAAGTGAATTTGCTGGCGGCGGCCCGTGAGGCTCAGTGGTCGGCGGCCGCCTTCATGGGGCCGAACACGATGAAGCTGGTGTCACCGGCGAAGGTGAACCTGCTTTTGGCCATCGGGGCGCGCCGCGAGGACGGCTACCACGATGCCGATACCATCATGCATGCGCTTGCGCTGCATGACACGCTGTATCTGCGTGCGGAAGGCGTCTCGACCGACGAGTTGGCGAAGCGCGTTGCCGAAGGGGGCGCCCGCGCCGACGTCGCGGTGGGCGGCCCGGCGGACAACCTCGTCATGACCATCGACTTGGCCGACCGCACGGGCCTAGACCTCGCTGTGCCGGCGGCTGACAACCTCGCCTTCAAAGCTGCTGATCGCCTGTCCCGGGCGGTGGACCGCGATCTTCCCGAGGCCATCCAGCTGCGCATCGAGAAGCACATTCCGGTCCAGGGCGGCTTGGGCGGCGGCTCGTCGAACGCGGCGGCGGTGCTCGTGGGCCTCGCGAAGGCGTGGGATCTTGCGGCCGATGACGAGCGCGTGGCCGACGTTGCCCGGTCGCTCGGAGCTGATGTCGCGTTCTTCCTCCATGGCGGCTGCGCTCTGCTCGGCGGCGTCGGCGAGGTGCTGCAGCGCCGTTTGGAAACGTCGCGGCGCGCCGTGGTGCTGGTGAAACCGGCGGAGGGCGTCTCCACTGCCGAGGCCTATAAGCGCTTCGACGCTGCGCCGCGCCCGGTGCCCGAAGAAGAGCTCGCCCGCGACCTTGCTGCCACCCGTGCCGACGATGTGGCGCTCGCCAACAACCTCGCCCCCGCGGCCGAGGCGCTTCTGCCCGAGTTGTCCGTCGTCCGTGCATGGCTCGCCGAACAGGCAGGGGAGAACAACGTGCTCCTCTCCGGTAGCGGCTCGGCCACCTTCGCCCTCGTAGACACCTTCGCCGAGGCCAGCCGCATCGCCACGGCCGCTGCGGCTCGCGGCTGGTGGGCGCGCCCGACGAGTCTCTCCGGCCTGCGCGCCGCCGTCGCCCCTTCGCGATAA